In Exiguobacterium sibiricum 7-3, a genomic segment contains:
- a CDS encoding acetoin utilization AcuB family protein, which produces MLIEQIMKTHCITIQPTNSIAHAAELMRRHQIRHLPVTNARQELLGLIGLREMQSASSVFHPETFLNDQQNAVSSIMQRTPITAHPLDFIEDAAVLFYEHRLSCLPIVRGRRLVGLITETDLLRTFVQLTGALEPSSQIEVRVENTAGTLAKIAGLLAKTNVNILNVLVYPTNDPYVRIVAFRVQTMNPIRVIEKLRKEGFDVVGPDMSR; this is translated from the coding sequence ATGTTAATCGAACAAATCATGAAGACACATTGTATTACTATTCAACCTACAAACTCGATTGCTCATGCCGCTGAGTTGATGCGCCGTCACCAGATTCGTCACCTGCCTGTGACGAACGCCCGACAGGAACTGCTAGGCTTGATTGGTCTGCGGGAGATGCAAAGTGCAAGCAGCGTCTTTCACCCGGAAACTTTTTTAAATGATCAGCAAAATGCCGTTTCTAGCATCATGCAACGAACACCAATTACGGCTCATCCGCTTGACTTCATCGAAGATGCGGCCGTCTTGTTTTACGAACACCGTCTCTCCTGTCTTCCGATTGTTCGGGGACGTCGCTTGGTCGGTCTAATAACAGAAACGGATTTGTTGCGGACCTTCGTCCAATTGACCGGCGCACTCGAACCGAGTTCACAAATCGAAGTCCGCGTCGAAAACACGGCAGGAACGCTTGCTAAAATCGCCGGACTCCTGGCGAAAACAAACGTTAACATCTTAAATGTCTTAGTCTATCCGACAAACGACCCGTACGTCCGAATCGTCGCTTTTCGTGTCCAAACGATGAATCCAATTCGTGTCATCGAAAAATTACGAAAGGAAGGATTTGACGTGGTCGGTCCTGATATGAGCCGATGA
- a CDS encoding GNAT family N-acetyltransferase — MFEKQFNHRTHETSLGPVEIEGPVTSQVLATYTLDPGLTAFRQPAEQLEALVEIAALEEGRIIIARQGNDIIGYVTFLYPDPYETWSEGNNPYILELGAIEVAARFRGQQIGKKLLEVSMLDPAMEQYLILTTEYYWHWDLKGSGLSVWDYRKIMEKMMNHGGLVFFPTDDPEIASHPANCLMARIGKHVAPEVVAHFDALRLRRRFMYD, encoded by the coding sequence ATGTTTGAAAAACAATTCAATCATCGTACTCATGAAACATCGCTTGGTCCAGTGGAAATTGAAGGACCGGTCACAAGCCAGGTACTTGCTACTTATACACTTGATCCAGGGCTAACAGCTTTTCGACAACCCGCGGAACAGCTTGAAGCACTCGTTGAAATCGCTGCTTTGGAAGAAGGACGTATCATCATCGCACGACAAGGAAATGACATCATCGGCTATGTAACCTTTCTATATCCCGACCCTTATGAGACATGGAGCGAGGGGAACAATCCGTATATTCTAGAGCTCGGCGCCATCGAAGTAGCCGCCCGTTTTCGTGGGCAGCAAATCGGTAAAAAGCTTCTCGAAGTTTCGATGCTTGATCCAGCGATGGAACAGTATTTAATTTTAACGACAGAATATTATTGGCATTGGGATTTAAAAGGAAGTGGTTTATCCGTTTGGGACTACCGTAAAATCATGGAAAAAATGATGAACCACGGTGGGCTAGTCTTTTTCCCGACGGATGATCCAGAAATCGCCTCGCATCCTGCCAATTGTTTGATGGCACGGATCGGTAAACATGTCGCACCTGAAGTCGTTGCGCATTTTGATGCGTTACGGCTCCGTCGTCGCTTCATGTACGATTAA
- the acsA gene encoding acetate--CoA ligase, with product MKVLKALPGKHWLSEYDGSDSYDWQEAEQYFSWSTTGKVNMAYEAIDRHAEGERANKTALIYFDGTTEQTFTYADMKRMTNKAANVLKEAGVEAGDRIFIFMPRSPELYFALLGALKVGAIVGPLFEAFMEQAVRDRLLDSEAKMLITTKALLPRVPVDELTSLEQILLVDDAVEEKDKIKDFRLAFSQASESFEPVWLDREDGLILHYTSGSTGKPKGVLHVQNAMIQHMMTGRWVLDLQEEDVYWCTADPGWVTGTSYGIFAPFLNGATNVVVGGRFNPDFWYSIIEKYKVTVWYSAPTAFRMLMGAGAEVANTHDLSSLRHVLSVGEPLNPEVIRWGKEAFDQRIHDTWWMTETGAMMICNYKSMDIKPGSMGKPIPGTKAAIVDDQGNELPPFRMGNLALKTPWPSMMRQIWNNPQKYESYFFKGWYVSGDSAYMDDEGYFWFQGRVDDVIMTAGERVGPFEVESRLVEHPAVAEAGVIGKPDPVRGEIIKAFISLRDGYEPTEELKQEIQKFVKEGLAAHAAPREIDFRDKLPKTRSGKIMRRVLKAWELNLEAGDLSTMED from the coding sequence ATGAAAGTTTTGAAAGCGCTTCCGGGGAAGCATTGGTTATCCGAATATGATGGTTCAGATTCATATGATTGGCAAGAAGCGGAACAATATTTTTCGTGGTCGACGACGGGGAAAGTCAATATGGCCTACGAAGCAATCGATCGTCATGCTGAAGGTGAACGTGCCAATAAGACGGCACTGATTTATTTCGACGGGACAACAGAACAAACATTTACGTATGCCGATATGAAACGAATGACAAATAAAGCGGCCAACGTCCTGAAAGAAGCAGGCGTCGAAGCAGGAGATCGAATTTTCATTTTCATGCCACGTTCTCCGGAATTGTATTTTGCCTTACTCGGTGCTTTGAAGGTTGGTGCAATCGTCGGTCCGCTATTTGAAGCATTCATGGAACAAGCAGTCCGGGATCGCTTACTGGATTCGGAAGCAAAAATGCTGATTACGACAAAAGCTTTATTACCGCGGGTTCCTGTTGATGAACTGACATCACTTGAACAGATTTTGCTAGTCGATGACGCCGTCGAGGAAAAGGATAAAATTAAAGATTTCCGACTGGCTTTTAGTCAAGCGTCTGAATCGTTTGAGCCGGTTTGGCTTGACCGGGAAGACGGTTTGATTCTTCATTATACATCGGGTTCGACCGGGAAACCGAAAGGCGTTTTGCATGTCCAGAATGCAATGATTCAACATATGATGACAGGGCGATGGGTACTCGATTTACAAGAAGAAGATGTTTATTGGTGTACTGCTGATCCAGGGTGGGTCACGGGGACGAGCTACGGTATCTTTGCACCTTTCTTGAACGGTGCGACAAATGTCGTTGTGGGCGGTCGTTTTAATCCGGACTTCTGGTACAGTATCATCGAAAAATATAAAGTAACAGTGTGGTACAGTGCACCAACTGCTTTTCGGATGTTGATGGGTGCTGGTGCGGAAGTCGCGAATACACATGATTTGTCCAGTTTACGGCATGTCCTTTCGGTCGGGGAACCACTGAATCCGGAAGTCATCCGGTGGGGGAAAGAAGCTTTCGATCAACGTATTCATGATACGTGGTGGATGACTGAGACCGGTGCAATGATGATCTGTAACTACAAATCAATGGACATCAAACCAGGATCGATGGGGAAACCGATTCCGGGAACGAAAGCGGCGATTGTAGATGATCAAGGAAACGAGTTACCTCCTTTCCGGATGGGGAATTTAGCGTTAAAAACACCATGGCCATCGATGATGCGGCAAATTTGGAACAATCCACAAAAATACGAGTCGTATTTCTTCAAAGGATGGTATGTATCCGGCGATTCAGCTTATATGGATGATGAAGGATACTTTTGGTTCCAGGGTCGTGTCGATGATGTCATCATGACTGCCGGAGAACGTGTTGGACCGTTCGAAGTAGAAAGCCGCTTGGTTGAACATCCGGCTGTTGCAGAAGCGGGTGTCATCGGGAAACCGGATCCGGTTCGTGGTGAAATCATTAAAGCCTTCATCTCATTAAGAGATGGTTATGAGCCGACAGAAGAACTCAAACAAGAAATCCAAAAATTCGTCAAAGAGGGGCTGGCAGCTCATGCGGCTCCGCGTGAAATCGACTTCCGCGACAAACTGCCGAAAACACGCAGTGGTAAAATCATGCGTCGTGTCTTAAAGGCTTGGGAATTGAATCTCGAAGCTGGAGATCTTTCGACGATGGAAGACTAA
- a CDS encoding transglycosylase domain-containing protein: MRENWFKFWNHPRTKAVRHWSNITYDVSWNIILFLIIGVLLVGSFSVGAAGGYFASLVKDTKAPKLAEMKQQVNSYAITSEIYWGSGEKLTNIATDEERQPVNIKEISPYLLDAVLSTEDVDFYEHDGIVPKATLRAVLQELTNSSSRTGGSTLTQQLIKNQILTNEVSFERKAKEIILALRLENAMTKDEILQAYLNVVSFGRNSLGRNIAGIEAASRGVFNKPAKKLTLPQAAFLAGIPKNPYYYTPYLQGGIVKKDLTPSTNRMKTVLKRMYVAKSITKAQYEKAVKYDITKDFTKTSKRSRDTYPYVYDLAEKEALKIMTSYFMKQDGIKEDEVKPSELAEVKANYRDQALIAMRQGGYKIYLTLDKKIHEAMQTPAKNAANFPSAPQYKQVVNPKTKKTVTKKDPEETAAVMVQNETGRILGFVGGRYTDGTADDFNRAFQAKRQIGSTAKPILVYSNGIENGLITPASTINDEEYYYQTVPRQPGDNPINNEGGRYRGNVTVREALELSLNVPAVKTYEKMNMSNSIQKLVDMGIEIPDNIRYAPSAALGTMEITPVELAGAYATLANYGEYVKPYVISKITKDGKNIYKAKSKKKRIYQDRTAYLTLDMMRGVFDKGTAQYANSLLKAPGDWAGKTGTTNEIKDSYLVGSTPGVTLAVWTGHDQNNSLMGATTYYQRTQNLWAQMANLTYNANSSYFKSGARFNQPASVSADDFKNTGRFKEEDQKKKEAEAKKKAEAEKKKQAEQDRKKKEAEAKADADAKQKADDTKAKADADAKRKADEAKAKADADTKRKADEAKAKADADAKRKADEAKAKADADAKRKADEAKVKADADAKRKADAKKNAD, encoded by the coding sequence ATGCGCGAGAACTGGTTCAAGTTTTGGAATCACCCCCGGACGAAAGCCGTTCGGCACTGGTCAAATATCACATACGACGTATCTTGGAATATCATTTTATTCCTCATTATAGGGGTCTTGTTGGTCGGTAGTTTTTCTGTCGGGGCAGCAGGCGGCTATTTTGCTTCGCTCGTCAAAGATACAAAAGCACCGAAACTGGCAGAAATGAAGCAGCAAGTAAACAGTTATGCCATTACGAGTGAAATTTATTGGGGGAGTGGCGAGAAGCTGACTAATATTGCGACGGACGAAGAACGTCAACCCGTTAATATTAAAGAAATTTCCCCTTATTTACTCGATGCCGTGTTATCGACAGAGGACGTTGATTTTTATGAACATGATGGTATTGTTCCAAAAGCAACGCTACGCGCCGTTCTTCAAGAACTGACGAATTCTTCGTCACGTACAGGCGGAAGTACCTTAACACAACAGCTGATTAAAAATCAGATTCTGACGAATGAAGTCTCGTTTGAACGGAAGGCTAAAGAAATCATTCTGGCTCTGCGTCTTGAAAATGCGATGACAAAAGACGAAATTCTTCAAGCTTATCTGAACGTCGTGTCGTTCGGACGAAATTCACTCGGACGAAATATCGCCGGAATCGAAGCTGCGTCACGTGGTGTCTTTAACAAACCTGCCAAAAAACTGACGTTACCACAAGCTGCTTTCCTCGCCGGTATTCCAAAAAACCCTTACTATTACACACCTTACCTTCAAGGTGGAATAGTCAAAAAGGATTTGACACCGAGTACCAATCGTATGAAAACGGTCTTAAAGCGAATGTATGTCGCGAAAAGTATTACAAAAGCACAATATGAAAAAGCTGTAAAATACGATATTACAAAAGATTTTACCAAAACATCGAAACGTTCCCGTGATACGTATCCGTACGTCTATGATTTAGCTGAAAAAGAAGCACTTAAAATCATGACGAGCTATTTCATGAAACAGGACGGGATCAAAGAGGATGAAGTCAAACCTTCTGAACTTGCCGAAGTCAAAGCCAACTACCGCGACCAAGCATTGATCGCGATGCGACAAGGTGGATATAAAATCTATTTGACGCTGGACAAAAAGATTCACGAAGCAATGCAGACACCGGCTAAAAATGCGGCTAACTTCCCGAGTGCACCGCAGTATAAGCAAGTCGTCAATCCAAAAACGAAAAAGACAGTCACGAAAAAAGATCCAGAAGAAACCGCTGCTGTCATGGTTCAAAATGAAACAGGTCGGATTTTAGGATTTGTTGGCGGGCGTTATACGGATGGAACAGCGGATGATTTCAACCGCGCCTTCCAGGCAAAACGTCAAATCGGTTCGACCGCTAAACCAATTCTTGTTTATTCAAACGGTATTGAAAATGGATTAATTACACCGGCATCGACTATTAATGACGAAGAATATTACTATCAAACAGTTCCGCGTCAACCCGGTGATAATCCGATCAACAATGAAGGCGGACGTTACCGCGGAAACGTCACTGTCCGTGAAGCATTGGAGCTGTCTCTCAACGTTCCTGCCGTTAAGACGTACGAGAAGATGAACATGTCGAATTCAATTCAAAAATTAGTCGATATGGGAATTGAAATTCCCGATAATATCCGCTACGCTCCATCTGCCGCTTTAGGAACGATGGAAATCACACCGGTCGAACTCGCCGGTGCTTATGCAACGCTTGCCAACTATGGTGAATACGTCAAACCGTATGTCATTTCGAAGATTACGAAAGACGGCAAAAACATCTATAAAGCAAAATCAAAGAAAAAGCGTATCTATCAAGATCGTACCGCTTATTTGACGCTCGATATGATGCGAGGTGTCTTTGATAAAGGAACGGCGCAATATGCCAATTCATTACTCAAGGCACCTGGTGATTGGGCAGGTAAAACCGGGACGACGAATGAAATCAAAGACTCATATCTTGTCGGTTCAACACCTGGTGTCACGCTTGCCGTCTGGACCGGACATGACCAAAACAACTCCTTGATGGGTGCGACGACGTACTATCAACGGACACAAAATCTTTGGGCTCAAATGGCGAATCTGACATATAACGCAAACAGCAGTTACTTCAAGTCAGGTGCCCGATTCAATCAGCCAGCCTCTGTCAGTGCAGACGACTTCAAAAATACCGGTCGTTTCAAAGAGGAAGATCAAAAGAAAAAAGAAGCGGAAGCGAAGAAAAAAGCGGAAGCGGAAAAGAAAAAGCAAGCCGAACAAGATCGAAAGAAAAAAGAAGCAGAAGCGAAAGCCGATGCGGATGCCAAACAAAAAGCAGACGATACGAAAGCCAAAGCCGATGCGGATGCCAAACGCAAAGCGGACGAGGCGAAAGCCAAAGCCGATGCGGATACCAAACGCAAAGCGGACGAGGCAAAAGCTAAAGCCGATGCGGATGCCAAACGCAAAGCGGACGAGGCAAAAGCTAAAGCCGATGCAGATGCCAAGCGTAAAGCGGACGAGGCAAAAGTCAAAGCCGATGCAGATGCCAAGCGTAAAGCAGACGCTAAAAAGAACGCTGATTAA
- the tyrS gene encoding tyrosine--tRNA ligase: MTLLEDLEFRGLISQMTDEEGIKELLASPTTLYTGFDPTADSLHIGHLLPILVLKRFQQAGHHAIGLVGGATGMIGDPSGRSTERSLNTSDIVEEFANRIKGQLSRFLPLDGENPVTIANNLDWTKDLTIIDFLRDIGKHFPISYMLAKDSVDSRLQNGISFTEFSYMLLQSFDFLKLYENEGCRLQVGGSDQWGNITAGMELIRRVGHDQKAFGITVPLVTKSDGQKFGKTAGGAVWLDADKTTPYEFYQFWFNVDDLDVIKFLKYFTFLTPDEINALQREVETAPEKRVAQRRLAEEMTVLVHGAEALEQSERITKALFSGEIKSLKAEDIADAFKGMPRFTLGEATNLVDILVEAKISPSKRQAREDVTNGAIYINGEREQELTKEITRQDAIGDFTIIRRGKKKYFVLEHA; encoded by the coding sequence ATGACGTTACTTGAAGATTTAGAGTTTCGCGGATTGATCAGCCAAATGACGGACGAAGAAGGAATTAAGGAATTACTTGCTAGCCCGACGACGCTTTACACAGGTTTTGACCCAACGGCAGATTCACTCCACATCGGACATTTATTGCCGATTCTTGTGTTAAAACGATTCCAACAAGCAGGGCATCATGCGATTGGTTTAGTCGGAGGAGCAACTGGGATGATTGGTGACCCGAGTGGCCGCTCGACAGAACGCTCTTTGAACACATCGGATATCGTCGAAGAATTCGCGAACCGGATTAAAGGGCAATTGTCACGCTTTTTACCGCTTGATGGTGAAAATCCGGTCACGATTGCGAACAATCTCGACTGGACAAAGGATTTGACGATCATTGATTTCTTGCGCGACATCGGAAAACATTTCCCGATCAGCTACATGTTGGCGAAAGATTCAGTGGACTCACGCCTCCAAAACGGGATTTCGTTCACAGAGTTTTCTTACATGTTGCTTCAATCGTTTGATTTCTTGAAGCTGTACGAAAATGAAGGGTGCCGTCTGCAGGTCGGCGGAAGTGACCAGTGGGGGAACATCACGGCGGGAATGGAATTAATCCGCCGCGTCGGTCACGATCAAAAAGCTTTCGGGATTACAGTGCCGCTCGTCACGAAATCCGATGGTCAAAAATTCGGGAAAACGGCCGGTGGAGCAGTTTGGCTCGATGCTGATAAAACGACGCCGTACGAGTTTTACCAGTTCTGGTTTAACGTCGACGATCTTGATGTCATCAAGTTCTTGAAATACTTTACGTTCCTGACACCTGACGAAATCAACGCTCTTCAACGGGAAGTCGAGACGGCACCTGAAAAACGAGTCGCGCAACGCCGGTTGGCAGAAGAGATGACAGTTCTAGTTCATGGCGCAGAGGCACTCGAACAATCAGAGCGAATTACAAAGGCACTTTTCAGCGGTGAAATCAAATCGTTGAAAGCGGAAGATATTGCCGATGCTTTTAAAGGAATGCCACGCTTTACATTGGGAGAGGCAACGAATTTGGTCGATATCCTTGTCGAAGCCAAAATCAGCCCGTCAAAACGTCAAGCCCGTGAAGATGTGACGAACGGTGCGATTTACATCAATGGAGAACGGGAACAGGAATTAACGAAAGAGATTACACGCCAGGATGCGATTGGTGATTTCACAATCATCCGTCGTGGGAAAAAGAAATACTTTGTGCTCGAGCACGCTTGA
- a CDS encoding biotin transporter BioY: MKTKDLTFIALGAAIISAVSLLPQLQLVGPVPITLQMLAIMTVSAILGAKRGGLAVLIFLLLAAAGLPLLGGKGGLAPFVGPTAGYLIAFPIAGFFIGLVAEKTRRFVPLFIGMLVFGLGLVYLLGTFGLMAVLHLSFLDALTINIPFILGDVLKALLATTIAVRLLPLRLFRVA; encoded by the coding sequence ATGAAAACAAAAGATCTTACATTTATCGCTTTAGGTGCTGCCATCATTTCTGCGGTCAGTCTGTTGCCGCAACTTCAACTCGTCGGACCTGTTCCGATCACACTTCAAATGCTCGCCATCATGACGGTTAGTGCCATTCTCGGTGCCAAACGCGGTGGACTGGCTGTCCTGATTTTCTTACTGCTTGCCGCTGCCGGACTTCCTTTACTTGGTGGAAAAGGAGGATTGGCTCCGTTTGTTGGTCCGACCGCCGGTTATCTGATTGCCTTCCCGATTGCTGGTTTCTTCATCGGTCTCGTCGCTGAAAAGACCCGTCGTTTCGTTCCGCTGTTCATCGGGATGCTCGTATTTGGGCTCGGGCTCGTCTATCTGCTCGGCACATTCGGTTTAATGGCCGTCTTGCATCTATCATTCCTCGATGCCCTGACGATCAATATTCCGTTTATTCTCGGAGATGTCCTAAAAGCGTTGCTCGCAACAACGATTGCCGTTCGTCTGCTTCCCCTTCGCTTGTTCCGTGTCGCTTAA
- the rpsD gene encoding 30S ribosomal protein S4, with amino-acid sequence MARYTGPAWKLSRRLGISLTETGKEIAKRPYAPGQHGNSRRKMSEYGLQLQAKQTLRHMYGVNERQFNRIFNDAGKMPGIHGENFMFLLEARLDNVVYRMGMARTRRAARQLVNHGHIQVEGARVDIPSFRVKPGQTISVREKSKNFVVIKEALEVAPATKDFVTFDAEKLEGTFVRLPERSELNDQIQEQLVVEYYSR; translated from the coding sequence ATGGCTCGCTATACAGGTCCAGCTTGGAAACTTTCACGTCGTCTCGGTATCTCACTTACTGAAACTGGAAAAGAAATCGCAAAACGTCCGTACGCTCCAGGACAACACGGTAACAGCCGTCGCAAAATGTCTGAGTACGGTCTTCAACTTCAAGCGAAGCAAACGCTTCGTCACATGTACGGAGTAAACGAACGCCAATTCAACCGTATCTTCAACGATGCTGGCAAAATGCCTGGTATCCACGGCGAGAACTTCATGTTCTTACTTGAAGCACGTCTTGACAACGTCGTTTACCGTATGGGTATGGCTCGTACACGTCGTGCTGCTCGTCAGCTCGTCAACCACGGTCACATCCAAGTTGAAGGTGCTCGCGTCGACATCCCGTCGTTCCGCGTGAAACCAGGTCAAACGATCTCAGTTCGCGAAAAATCGAAGAACTTTGTCGTTATCAAAGAAGCACTCGAAGTTGCTCCAGCAACTAAAGACTTCGTTACTTTTGATGCTGAGAAGCTCGAAGGAACGTTCGTCCGTCTTCCAGAGCGTTCTGAATTGAACGATCAAATCCAAGAACAACTCGTTGTTGAGTACTACTCACGTTAA
- a CDS encoding GAF domain-containing protein: MFETTTYDGDRTKQYEMLNKQLDALLTGETNQIANLSNASALLGQFLDRTNWVGFYLMDPEQNELVLGPFQGLPACVRIPLGRGVCGTAAQDQTTQLVMDVHAFPGHIACDAATNSEIVVPLIKNGKTIGVLDIDSPELNRFDETDQAGLEAFTEILLRHI, encoded by the coding sequence ATGTTTGAGACAACGACTTATGATGGTGACCGGACAAAACAATACGAGATGCTGAATAAACAGCTTGATGCGTTACTGACTGGGGAAACCAATCAGATTGCCAACCTTTCGAATGCAAGTGCATTACTCGGTCAATTTCTCGACCGGACGAACTGGGTCGGGTTCTATTTAATGGATCCGGAACAAAACGAATTAGTCCTCGGTCCATTTCAAGGGTTGCCGGCGTGTGTCCGGATTCCGCTCGGACGAGGAGTTTGCGGAACAGCAGCTCAGGATCAAACAACACAGCTCGTAATGGATGTTCATGCATTCCCGGGGCATATCGCCTGTGACGCGGCAACTAATTCGGAAATCGTCGTGCCGTTGATCAAAAACGGAAAAACGATTGGTGTCCTCGACATCGACAGTCCGGAACTCAATCGGTTCGACGAGACAGACCAAGCCGGTCTCGAAGCGTTCACCGAAATTCTTCTTCGCCATATTTGA
- the ezrA gene encoding septation ring formation regulator EzrA — MWAWVIGVIVIVLLVMLFSMISRKKYYTKIDELDLRKQGIISASIPKELQELKELPMAGETETKFTSWHQAWEELVTVHVAQIDETLYRAEEGLDRYRFVAVKNDLEVTEQLIAELEGLIDEMLVDMSTFKTNQSVLAELKAQGETNSSQIRKSLLLQATSFGPALPKLEEQAEQIDQLRIEMVAFEEAGEVTKAYETSLLLETKVEETRQLVEVIPQQWKTLAHELRQRIDQLGAGYKEMTLDGYPLEPLGMQSDIKRFEEQRLSLVKKLEFLEITGLEEQVQQLASDIDQMYDTFRREVDARHHVKKENQSLKQKALRMREKVHQLAQEFSMLRENYEISADLGEHYESIQRDEEMLFGAAKDLDESIASRIIPFSMLEDQMRDAVRLEEQLMIQYERFAVELQALRKEETEVRQRVTEWRQLLSTIRLRLKRLGLPKIPADVEEALQASSRSLQMLETRLEELPFNVHYIVSQSEDVNGTFKTLQERIDKVVFEVTYAERLVQYANRFRRQDNEIHMSLTIAETKFLAGDYERTITLGEQVLEQFEPDSIERIRKACGQPETMHA; from the coding sequence ATGTGGGCATGGGTGATTGGTGTCATCGTCATCGTATTACTCGTCATGCTGTTTAGCATGATCAGTCGGAAAAAATATTATACGAAAATCGATGAACTTGATCTTCGGAAACAAGGAATCATCAGCGCGTCGATTCCGAAGGAGTTGCAAGAACTGAAGGAACTCCCAATGGCGGGTGAGACGGAGACGAAATTCACTTCCTGGCATCAGGCATGGGAGGAATTAGTGACAGTCCACGTCGCACAAATCGATGAGACATTATATCGAGCGGAAGAAGGGCTGGATCGTTACCGGTTTGTTGCGGTTAAAAATGATCTGGAAGTAACAGAACAATTAATTGCCGAACTCGAAGGATTAATTGATGAGATGCTGGTAGACATGTCGACGTTCAAGACAAATCAATCGGTCTTGGCGGAGCTTAAGGCACAAGGCGAAACAAACTCCAGTCAAATTCGTAAATCGTTATTGTTGCAGGCGACGTCATTCGGACCTGCGTTACCTAAATTGGAAGAACAGGCGGAACAGATTGACCAGTTGCGGATTGAGATGGTTGCCTTTGAAGAAGCGGGTGAAGTGACGAAAGCCTATGAGACAAGTTTGTTACTTGAAACAAAAGTAGAAGAAACACGTCAACTCGTCGAAGTGATTCCACAGCAGTGGAAGACGCTCGCTCATGAACTCAGACAGCGGATTGACCAGCTCGGAGCTGGTTATAAAGAGATGACACTGGATGGGTATCCGCTTGAACCACTCGGCATGCAATCCGACATTAAGCGATTTGAAGAACAACGCTTGAGTCTCGTCAAGAAGCTCGAATTCCTTGAAATTACCGGACTTGAAGAGCAGGTGCAACAGCTCGCTTCAGACATCGACCAAATGTACGATACGTTCCGCCGTGAAGTCGATGCCCGGCACCATGTGAAAAAAGAAAATCAATCGTTGAAGCAAAAAGCATTACGGATGCGCGAAAAGGTCCATCAATTGGCACAGGAGTTCAGTATGCTGCGGGAAAATTATGAGATTTCAGCAGATTTGGGTGAACATTACGAATCGATTCAACGCGATGAAGAAATGTTGTTTGGAGCCGCGAAGGATTTGGATGAATCCATCGCGAGCCGGATCATTCCCTTCAGTATGCTCGAAGATCAAATGCGGGATGCTGTTCGCCTGGAAGAACAGTTGATGATTCAATATGAAAGATTCGCCGTTGAGTTGCAGGCGTTACGGAAGGAAGAAACAGAAGTCCGTCAACGTGTTACCGAATGGCGACAACTGTTATCGACCATCCGCTTGCGCTTAAAACGACTTGGTCTTCCTAAAATTCCGGCAGACGTCGAAGAAGCCTTACAGGCATCAAGTCGTTCATTACAGATGCTTGAGACGCGGTTGGAAGAGTTACCGTTTAACGTTCATTACATCGTTTCCCAGAGTGAAGATGTCAACGGGACGTTTAAAACATTGCAAGAACGGATAGATAAAGTAGTATTCGAAGTCACTTATGCAGAACGACTCGTTCAATACGCAAATCGATTCCGCCGACAGGATAATGAGATACATATGTCGTTGACGATTGCTGAGACGAAGTTCCTGGCCGGAGACTATGAACGGACGATCACGTTAGGTGAACAAGTGCTGGAACAGTTTGAGCCTGACTCGATTGAACGTATTCGAAAAGCATGTGGTCAACCGGAAACGATGCATGCATAA